A section of the Planctomycetia bacterium genome encodes:
- the fliS gene encoding flagellar export chaperone FliS gives STAAANPYLRTKILTASPQELRLMLYDGAIKFCRQAKDAIDRKNYEQSYHGLMRAQKIVLELSTSLNSDLDADLYSKLSALYTYIYRLLVDANMERTSTKVDEAIGLIEYEKETWQLLMKKQAVTAAGVDTGAQQTAISSLSTNA, from the coding sequence GTCCACCGCCGCCGCAAACCCGTATCTCCGCACCAAGATCCTCACCGCCAGCCCGCAGGAGCTGCGGCTGATGCTCTACGACGGCGCCATCAAGTTCTGCCGGCAGGCGAAGGACGCCATCGACCGGAAGAATTACGAGCAGAGCTACCACGGCTTGATGCGGGCCCAGAAGATCGTGCTTGAGCTATCGACCAGCCTCAACTCCGACCTCGACGCCGACCTTTACTCGAAGCTCAGCGCCCTTTACACCTACATCTACCGCCTGCTCGTCGACGCCAATATGGAACGGACGTCCACGAAAGTGGACGAGGCCATCGGGCTCATCGAGTACGAAAAGGAAACCTGGCAACTGCTGATGAAGAAGCAGGCGGTCACCGCTGCCGGCGTTGACACCGGCGCCCAACAGACGGCGATCAGCAGCTTGTCGACGAACGCGTAG